TTATTATGGTGAAATTTCAAATGGAAAGCCACACGGTCAAGGAACAATGAAGTGGGGTGACACGAAAACATATTCAGGTGGTTGGATAAACGGAAAGAGATCTGGCTACGGGAAATTCGTGGTTACAGATATGAGCGAAGCTTATCCAGAAGATGAGAATCTTTGGGATAATGTCAGAACAATTACATATAAGGGTTACTGGAAGAATGATCAGAAGAACGGTAATGGAATTCTGATTAATCACGTGGATGCACATCATAGTGGCAATCAAGAAGATAGCATTCAAAGTGGAGTGTTTAAAAACAACCTCTTTGTTAGCGGCTCAGAATTATCAAGTTCATCGAATAATTACTACGGGTTTTCTGTTAAGATGAACAATAAAGAAGTGAAAGCACAGACATCTCGAGATGAGCTTAATAACGCCGTTTACTATACAGGTGAACCGAATTACTTTGATATGGATTTTTTAGAAACAGTGATGATTGGTGCTACACCAAATGTTGAATTTATAGAGAAGGATTCAAAAGGTAATACAATAAAAGTACAATATTCATATATTCAAGAAAATGAACATGGAGCTTTTTCAATTAGAAAAGAACGTTACCTAAACGATAAACTTGTTTTAGAGGTCACTTCAGATGCCGAAGTTGAGAATGGTAATTTTTTAAATGAGATCGCAGTAAAATTAAAACCTTATAATAATGAGTTTAATAAATTATTCAAACTGTACAAGGATCAATGGGAGTAGTAATTCATTCTGCATCACCTATATTTGAAGCTTCTTTCACACACATTATATTAGAAGCTAATGATTTAGTGATTGCGTCACGCATATATGAGTTGATTCTGCATGTTGGGGATGATGTTATTGTTTCTCCATCAGCAAGCGGACAATTATACTATCTCATTGATAAAGTAGGTGTTCCACATGTTTCCTGATGATGAATTAACACTGGAAGAAATAGAAGCTTTGTCCGCTGTGTCTACAGCAATGGGCAAGGTTTTTTTATTTAATTTCAATAATGGACAATATGTATTAGTGAATGGAAGACCAGTAGAAGCAACCTATGAACAGGCAATCAGTCAATGGGTGACGTTTCTATTGTCCGCTGAAACCGATTCTATTGCGATTTATAAAGATACTGATTTCGGAATGAGTATAAAGCAGTACATAGGAAATAGAGAATTAGACCGTATCACAGCCGAGTTTGAAATAGAGAGACAACTGAAAGAAAAATTATTGCTTCATCCAGAAATTACGGATATTGAAGAATTGACCGTATCAAGGGATGGGAGCAAAGCTGTTTTTGCCTTTAATATTGTCACAAATAAGGGAGTTATCAACGGAGTAGAAAGTGAGGTGGTATAAAGTGGCTGATGTAAATGAAATTTATCAAAGCCTGATTGATCAAATTAGCAATGATTACGATAAGTCTCCAGGTTATCTTCTGAGTGATATTCTTAAATCTGTAGCAATAGTATTTACTGATGGACTTCTGTCAAGAAAGTAGACTGTTACGCAACGGATTTTTTAGTGAATTGCTTAGCAAAGCGGGCGGGGGAAAGATACCCCAGTGAGCTGTGCATTCACTTGCGATTGTAATAGAACTCAATGTATTGGAAAATAGCATCATATGCCTGTTCCGGGTTTTTGAAGCGCGGATTACAGTAGATGAGCTCTTTCTTTAAAATACTGTGCCAAGACTCAATGCAGGCGTTATCGTAACAGTTTCCTTTACGGCTCATGCTGGATTTCATGTGGTATGTCTTTAGTTGGTCGACATATTCTTTTGAGGTATATTGAGACCCTCGGTCAGAGTGGTGCAGTAGGCCCTCGCCGGGTCGCTTCGCCGTGTACGCCGCCTGCAGCGCGTCTAAGACCAGGCTCGTCTCCATATGGTTATACAGCCGCCACCCTACAATTTCTCGCGTGCATAGATCCATGACGCTAGCTAGGTATAAGCGACCTCCACGACAAGGGATATACGTGATGTCGGTGACCCATACGGTATTGGGCTTAAGCACCTTAAACTCTTGGTTCAGTGTGTTTGGTGCAATGGGATTATTATGCTTGGAATCGGTCGTCTGCACTCGGTATGGCTTAGATACAATAGAGCGGAGCTTCATTTCTCGCATGTACACACTCACTGTGCGTTCCGTGACCGTATAGCCTTCCTGATGCAGCAGGCGGGTGATCTTCGGACTTCCATACCGTTTTTGATGGTCGTCAAAATGGTACCGGATTCGCTCCATAACAGCAGCCTTGCGGAGGGCTTGCACACTGGCTTTGGCGTTCAGCCACTTGTAATATCCGCTCCTGGATACCTGTAGGGTACTGCACATCTTCTCCAAGCGAAATGCGGAGCGATGGTCCTTCATAAACTGGAATCTTAATTCCTTGGTTTGCTGAAGATGTGCACTGCTTTTTTTACGATTGCCAATTCTTCCTCTGTATCGGCAAGTCGACTGTCTTTCTCTTGGAGCTGACGGCGCATCTCTTGGAGCTCGGCTTCGAGTTCCCGTACCCGATCCATACTGGCTACCGGTTCATTCTTTAGCTCCCGGTATTTCCCCATCCACTGGTGCAGCGTACTTTTCGGAATGTCCAGCTCTTGCGCGATGTCCCCTATGCTCTTCGTCTGCTCTTGAATGAACTTTACCGTTTGCTTCTTATATTCTTCGTTGTACCGTTGTCGTTTTTCTCCCATAGGGATGCACCTCCGTTGCCCTTATTATCCCTCCGTCCGTTAACTGTCGTCTACTTTCAATTCTAATCCCATGATTTATCTAATAAGCAGGACGGATTAGAGCTATTATTTGATGTGGATAATTTAACAGGTGATTTACTTACCAATTATGTTAAACAGCGTAGGGGCATCATTAGAAATGCTGCTACTTACGCTCTAGGTATTGTTCCAGTTACGGGTGCTGGAACTATTAATATTGGTGACTTGTTTGAGACTGCAAATGGAATACAGTTTAAGACTATACAAACAAAAGTAATCTCTGGCACTGGAAGCGTTAATGTTCAATGTATGACCCTTGGTGATATAGGGAATGTGCCAGCTAATCAGATTACACAAATTCCTGTAACTCTAAGCGGAATTACTGCTGTAACAAATCCTTTGGCAACTCACGATGGGTATGAGGCTGAAAGTGATGATGCTTTAAGAGAACGTTACTATACTTCTGTACGCACTCCTGCAACTTCAGGAAATGTGTACCATTATTTCTCCTGGGCAAAGGAAATATCAGGCGTAGGAGATGTAAAAGTTTTCCCTATGGATACTGATATTGTTGGTGGGATTAGTGAGGTAGATGTAGTAATAATTAATCAGTTAAAAGAACCAGCAAGCGAAAGGCTTATTAATGAAGTTCAAGAGTATATAGATCCAGTAAGTGAAGGATTAGGATATGGTCAAGCACCAATAGGAGCAAAATGCTATGTTAGTTCTGCTGATGCTCTGACACCTGATATAAGTATGTCAGTTGTTCATTCAAGTGAATATACCGAAGATCAGATTATAGAGAACATAACAGAGTCTATAACAAGTTATTTGCGAAGTGTTGCATTTAAAACAACTTACATATCTGAAGCTCGAATCGGATCAGCAATTTTGGATAGTAACGGGGTGCAAGACTACTCCAATCTATACATCAATGGAGTTTCTGGAAATATTACTGTTGATGATCGAGAAGTTGCTGTTATTGGAGTGGTGACAATTGTATAAAGATACTTTAACGAATAACTTACATAAACTGGTCAGACAAGATCCATTGGTTAATGAAATCAATGGATCTATTGGTGTCTCCCTTGATGATTTCGATGAAAGAATAGGAGACTTTGCAAAACAAATTGATATTGATACTGCAACTTGGAGTCTGCCTGTTTATGAAAAAGAGTTAGGAATTATTACGGATATCAGTAAACCATATGTAGAGAGAAGACAACAGATAATTTCCAGATTAAGAGGCACTAGCAAAATAGGAGCAGCGGAGTTGAAATTGATTTGTGACTCTTATGCAAATGGTAATGTAGAAATTTATCTTGATCATGGAATAGTGGTGGAGTTTACATCTGTATTTGGCATTCCATCAAATATTGATGATTAAAAAAGTGTGTTGAGAAGCGTATCACCGGCACACTTGAAAATTAGTTAAAAGTTTAGATATGCGCTTTATAGCGAGTTTCTGCCTTATACATACGCAGATTTTACAGGATATACATACGAACAATTGTATAATGGAGGTTTCTATAAATGACAACAACAAACTATAATTTACCAACTATAGATGGAACAATGACAGGTGATATTCCACGGGATATGAATGCTTTGGCTAATGGAGTGGACTCAGCTCTCAAAGTAGTCAACGATACTCTTAGTGCGCAGTTGGCGGAAACAGCGATGAAGATAAACGCGCTGTACACGTTTCAGGACGCATGGACAGCGTGGCAGAAAAACGATTTCTTTCCTATTGGATTTTTTGGAGACTCTACAATAGACGGCACCGGAACAACCGGCTGGACAGAGAATTCTGTTGGTTTTTTGAATCGTTCCCCGAATGCCTTCCCTTATGTGTTGGAGCAGATGATAAAATCTGAGACAGGAACAACGTACAACATAAGTTACAACTTTGGTTTTGCGGGACAAAACTCCACATGGGCAGCGGCCAATATTGGCTCTGTCTTAGCGTCATTTCCGGGGATTAAGATGTTGGGTCTAGGCTTTGGAATAAATGATCGGCTGTTTTATGATAATCCGCATGATTTTTATGTGGCATTTTACAACAATATCGAGCAGATGATTATCTACTGCTATAGTCACAACATACAGCCGTTTTTACTTACGACACAGCCGACCATGGAGCCCTCTACATCGATGCCAGCATACCCTAATCGCAACAACGAGATCATTAATTCCGTGGCAAATCGAGTTAAGCAAGACCTTGCGCGCGCCTATAAACTGGAGTTAGTTGACGTGAACAAGTACGCCAGTGGTTTTTTATCCTCCTACAAGGATGGAAATATCGTTACGGATGTGATTCCGGACAAACTTCACTTTGGCGACAGAGGCCATAAGTATATCGCTGACTTGCTTTTTGCCCATTTTTGCCCTCGTGTGCTGTTTCTTGATAGAGATTCAGAGGTCGTGGAGATCGTAAACCGAATTAATAAGTGCGACATTGATGAGCATTATGTCGTGGGCAGCGAGGTCCCGGCAAGTCCTAATAATACTCCGAACACAAAGGTATTTTATAATTTCGGGGACGGTAACCAGAGGGTTCTTGCGAACTTCTACATGTTTTCAAATGACTACTATTCCGTAGATATTGCTTACGACGAAGCGAGTAAGAACAACACCGTCACTGTTCGCAATCCGTTATTGGTAACATTTAACGGAGGTCCCAATCAGTCTATTGCACACTGTGCCACAAAGGCTACCGATTCGGAGTTTTCTTCGCCTGGGTTGTCTTTGGAGTCCCGTATAGGTAAGTCTAAGCTGGGATTAAACCGCATCATAGTGTACACAAATAGTTCCCTCTGCTCTTTCGGTGGTATTATTTTTAATCGTCAAGAACAACGGATGTACACAGATACACTTTACGATATACCCGCAGATAGCTTTAATTTGCTCCACGGCAAGAAGTTAAATACCCGTAAAGAGTCTTTGTACAAGATCAAGATTGATAGCAATGTCCGCGAAGAGGACGTCATTAAGATTGACCTGTACTCTAAGTCAACCGAAGGTATCAGCATTGCCTTATCCAATCAATCGGCGGTGTTAGAAAAAATAGACATCGGTGTTAGTCAGCAGTTAGTCGGTAATGTCTCGCTTGGGCAGCAGGTTCGGAACCTTGATATTTACGTCAAGCTTTCTGCCGATCGCATAGATGTGTACTTAACTCCATTGCTCACTACGGCTGTGCTGTCCTATGTTTTTAAAGACGGGACGAACCGGGGATGTGGAAGGCTCCTAAACTCAGTGGTATTGCTTGCTGCTGCTGGGTATGTTCAAAGCGGAACCTACCTTAAAGTTACCGGAGAACTGCTATACGCAAGGTAGTGTATAACAATTCAAATCAAAAATGATAAAATATTCCCCTCTGCTTGAATATTTTGCTAAAATGGTAGTGAAATCTAGAGAGGGGTTTATTGATGAAAGATAGAATATTATAGAATATTAAGGTTATCTCAAATTATTTATTCCGAACTACTTAATGATTTTAAAAGAGCAGAAAAAGAAGAAATCGTGTACGCTGACGGAAGGTCAAAGCTTGGACATGAAGGGGCTAAGAAGGGCTCTTTCATTTATCTGTTATACGACGTTAATGACAATTTACTATATGTGGGGGAAACGGGAACTCACCTAAAAAATAGATTGTATAGAGACGGAAGCGGTTCGCATTATATAACAAATAGAACAATGTACGATGAAACAAAGTATGTAGAGTACATCAGGACAGAAAAAGAGGATGCACTGACCCCCATGGAACGGAAGATGATTGAGCAAGCATTAAGTATTTATCTAAAACCGAAATACTACAATAAGATAGAGTGGGATTACCAGTAAATACACCTTAATTTTGGACCAAATAGTGCTTGACTTAATCTTCTCAAAAGCTTCCAATAGGTGCATAAGGAGGAGATAATTATGTTGTACGTTTGTGTATGTAAGAACGAGTATTTTCTTACCAAAGGTGACCCGGATACTGAGAAAACAGATTACTACGGAACCTGTGAAAAATGTGGTGATGGGGTCACTAGATTTGTCTATAGAAACGGTAAGGTAGAGACGCGTCACCACTCTCGAGCTAAGGTGAAGCCTGATAACCAGGAACGGCCAGAAAAAGAGCAATAGGACCCTACTGCGCACTAGACCAGGATATCTTTTCAATGTAATTGTAAAAAAATCAGGTTTATAACGAATTCAATAATGA
The sequence above is a segment of the Paenibacillus sp. FSL R7-0204 genome. Coding sequences within it:
- a CDS encoding baseplate J/gp47 family protein translates to MDNLTGDLLTNYVKQRRGIIRNAATYALGIVPVTGAGTINIGDLFETANGIQFKTIQTKVISGTGSVNVQCMTLGDIGNVPANQITQIPVTLSGITAVTNPLATHDGYEAESDDALRERYYTSVRTPATSGNVYHYFSWAKEISGVGDVKVFPMDTDIVGGISEVDVVIINQLKEPASERLINEVQEYIDPVSEGLGYGQAPIGAKCYVSSADALTPDISMSVVHSSEYTEDQIIENITESITSYLRSVAFKTTYISEARIGSAILDSNGVQDYSNLYINGVSGNITVDDREVAVIGVVTIV
- a CDS encoding GIY-YIG nuclease family protein, which produces MYADGRSKLGHEGAKKGSFIYLLYDVNDNLLYVGETGTHLKNRLYRDGSGSHYITNRTMYDETKYVEYIRTEKEDALTPMERKMIEQALSIYLKPKYYNKIEWDYQ
- a CDS encoding transposase; translation: MGEKRQRYNEEYKKQTVKFIQEQTKSIGDIAQELDIPKSTLHQWMGKYRELKNEPVASMDRVRELEAELQEMRRQLQEKDSRLADTEEELAIVKKAVHIFSKPRN
- a CDS encoding DUF2634 domain-containing protein, with the protein product MFPDDELTLEEIEALSAVSTAMGKVFLFNFNNGQYVLVNGRPVEATYEQAISQWVTFLLSAETDSIAIYKDTDFGMSIKQYIGNRELDRITAEFEIERQLKEKLLLHPEITDIEELTVSRDGSKAVFAFNIVTNKGVINGVESEVV
- a CDS encoding IS3 family transposase — translated: MKDHRSAFRLEKMCSTLQVSRSGYYKWLNAKASVQALRKAAVMERIRYHFDDHQKRYGSPKITRLLHQEGYTVTERTVSVYMREMKLRSIVSKPYRVQTTDSKHNNPIAPNTLNQEFKVLKPNTVWVTDITYIPCRGGRLYLASVMDLCTREIVGWRLYNHMETSLVLDALQAAYTAKRPGEGLLHHSDRGSQYTSKEYVDQLKTYHMKSSMSRKGNCYDNACIESWHSILKKELIYCNPRFKNPEQAYDAIFQYIEFYYNRK
- a CDS encoding SGNH/GDSL hydrolase family protein translates to MTTTNYNLPTIDGTMTGDIPRDMNALANGVDSALKVVNDTLSAQLAETAMKINALYTFQDAWTAWQKNDFFPIGFFGDSTIDGTGTTGWTENSVGFLNRSPNAFPYVLEQMIKSETGTTYNISYNFGFAGQNSTWAAANIGSVLASFPGIKMLGLGFGINDRLFYDNPHDFYVAFYNNIEQMIIYCYSHNIQPFLLTTQPTMEPSTSMPAYPNRNNEIINSVANRVKQDLARAYKLELVDVNKYASGFLSSYKDGNIVTDVIPDKLHFGDRGHKYIADLLFAHFCPRVLFLDRDSEVVEIVNRINKCDIDEHYVVGSEVPASPNNTPNTKVFYNFGDGNQRVLANFYMFSNDYYSVDIAYDEASKNNTVTVRNPLLVTFNGGPNQSIAHCATKATDSEFSSPGLSLESRIGKSKLGLNRIIVYTNSSLCSFGGIIFNRQEQRMYTDTLYDIPADSFNLLHGKKLNTRKESLYKIKIDSNVREEDVIKIDLYSKSTEGISIALSNQSAVLEKIDIGVSQQLVGNVSLGQQVRNLDIYVKLSADRIDVYLTPLLTTAVLSYVFKDGTNRGCGRLLNSVVLLAAAGYVQSGTYLKVTGELLYAR
- a CDS encoding putative phage tail protein, whose translation is MYKDTLTNNLHKLVRQDPLVNEINGSIGVSLDDFDERIGDFAKQIDIDTATWSLPVYEKELGIITDISKPYVERRQQIISRLRGTSKIGAAELKLICDSYANGNVEIYLDHGIVVEFTSVFGIPSNIDD